From the genome of Oncorhynchus gorbuscha isolate QuinsamMale2020 ecotype Even-year linkage group LG18, OgorEven_v1.0, whole genome shotgun sequence:
GAAACCCAGAATAGAAGGGCAGTTTCATAAGTGCTTGGTTGTATGCCTTTGCCTTGACATGGGATGTATATTCAGTGATCTCATGAACCAACAAAGATTGACCACAATATTACGGTTATTTTGGTTAAGGCAAAAATGGCGGTGAATAATACCTCAAATGAGCAAATGGACGACAAATGTCAGGAGCTAGCTACATTCATTCTATGTCGACTCTCTTCCTCAACAGGCCAACATGTCATTTGCCAGTCTACCCAGGTCAAAGAAGGTGGCCCTGACAACATTGGGTGTGTTGACAACTGGAGGGGCCGGACTGGCGCTGATGCTGCAGCAGTCGGTTAAGGCTTCAGACCTGGAGCTTCATCCCCCCAACTACCCCTGGACCCACAGCGGCATGCTGTCAGCCCTCGACCACGCCAGGTACTAACTAACTCCTAACCATGAAGGCCAATTACAATTACATCATATGATATCACCAAGGCTTTTTCCAGTGCTAGCAATAGGAAATTTGATTTGAGACATTTAGAATTTTAAGGAAATATAATTTTTCTTAAGGAATCTTATTACATGCTAGATCATATTTACCTGAAAAGGAGGACTGGGTATAATGTCTGTTATTCTTTATATTGCAGCATTCGCCGTGGATATCAGGTGTACAAGCAAGTGTGTTCAGCGTGTCACAGCATGGAGTACCTGGCCTTCCGTAACTTGGTCGGAGTGTCTCACACAGAGGCCGAAGTGAAGGTTTTGGCTGAGGAGGTAAGGGTTTGTCCTTGGCCATTAGATTAAACAAGGTCATGGCCTTACAGATGACTGTCAGTCACTGGCTAGAACGTGTCCTTGGGCACAGTTCTAGGATCAGCTTTTCCAAATCCTAACTTTAACCATTATGAGTGAAAAATGAAAAGATGACCTATCAGTTTCTAGGGACGTCTTGGTCCTTCTCCATGTCACTGACCACTGTCTGTTCTCTGCTCAGATTGAGGTGGTGGATGGCCCTGACGAGTCAGGAGAGATGTTCACCCGTCCAGGAAAGCTCTCAGACTACTTCCCCAAGCCATACCCAAACCCAGAAGCTGCCCGTGTGGCAAACGGGGGAGCCTTGCCCCCAGATCTCAGCTACATTGTCAATGCCAGGTACCCTGTTGCTCACTCCAGGGCAACGTTCTCCAATCTTTTCTAGCAGgagagcaacaacaaaaaagtgtaACCTGTCACAGAGCTACTCATTTATTGGGGTAGCTTTCTAATAGGCatgttcttctctccttccctgggtccttagtgcactactttctctttGACACttttctgtcaatatacctggtaaaataataatCTGAATATGTTCTGTTTTTCACTCAACATTACAATTGTTCATAGAGAAACATTGGATGTTCTGAGTACATGCCAATGCTTAAATCACATCAGAATACTTGTTTTCTTACAgacctaaaaaaaaaacatgattttacTAATTCCCCTTAAATTGCCCATTTAGCATGTGAGGAATGTGGCGGTCTAGTGATGGTTCcgcactgctgctgctcatttcatGGCAAACTTTATAAATGACAAATAATAGATACAAATGATATACTTCTGCCTGGTAAGCCTACGTTGTAGTTTACATTTGAATTGATAAGGTTTTTGGGAAAGTATCTGTCAACTTACACGATGGGTATCACATCAACTGGCTACACACGGAGTGATAGACAAATGTACTCACCACACAGGCGGGCAATATTGCTGGAAATTAATTGGCAGATAGTTTTAGGTTTCGCTTTTTATGCCAATAGTGGCTAACCAGCGTTGGGATAATGTCAATGGTACTGATTAGATGGGAGCTTGCAGTGTCTGATACTTGTACGATTTGTTTATGACAGTTTGCGGTGGATAATGTATGTGTTTTCAGAATTGTTTGGCGAGCTACTCATAGGTGGGCTGCGGGTTACCGGTAACTTACGattgacctgttggagacccaTGCTCCAGAGTATCTGGTGATTTGGGAATATCGACAGTAAACGAAACGTTAGATTCAAGGTAGAATATATTGTAACCTTTACTTCACCAAAAATATTTTTAAGTGT
Proteins encoded in this window:
- the LOC124003683 gene encoding cytochrome c1, heme protein, mitochondrial; this encodes MAALRVVVLSGTGRAFLCTPKMIKAPRANMSFASLPRSKKVALTTLGVLTTGGAGLALMLQQSVKASDLELHPPNYPWTHSGMLSALDHASIRRGYQVYKQVCSACHSMEYLAFRNLVGVSHTEAEVKVLAEEIEVVDGPDESGEMFTRPGKLSDYFPKPYPNPEAARVANGGALPPDLSYIVNARHGGEDYVFSLLTGYCEPPAGVEVREGLYYNPYFPGQAIGMAPPIYNEVLEFEDGTPATMSQVAKDVCTFLRWAAEPEHDQRKRMGLKLLMGSAILIPLVYYMKRHRWSVLKSRKIAYRPPK